A single Pseudomonas brassicacearum DNA region contains:
- the mhpT gene encoding 3-(3-hydroxy-phenyl)propionate transporter MhpT: MNRPARRATLTIALCFIVALIEGFDLQSAGTAAAGLRQTFALDPKMMGWVFSAGIIGLLPGAFFGGWIADRIGRKKILVAAVLLFGVFSLSTAYVEHFSSLLLVRFMTGLGLGAALPNLIALCAEAVGEQRRGTAISVMYAGVPLGGALAAVVAMLFGEHWQMTFFIGGLAPLLVVPLMLLWLPESSAFRQARDGDGSSRGSTAQALFGEGRGRTTLALWLSYFFTLTVMYMLLNWLPSLLLEQGFSKPQAGLVQMLFNIGGALGSLLGGLLLDRCNGIKVVLFVYAGLLSALAGVGLSVGIVPMAMAGFAAGLFVMAAQLVLYALAPPSYPTAVRATGVGAAVAIGRLGSVAGPLAAGQILAAGGGTTAVLLATSPGLVVATLAILSVVRYSAGPRLGASEPVAGNS; encoded by the coding sequence ATGAACCGTCCGGCGCGTCGTGCGACGCTGACCATCGCCTTGTGTTTCATCGTCGCGTTGATCGAGGGTTTCGACCTTCAGTCAGCCGGTACCGCAGCTGCAGGGCTGCGACAGACGTTTGCCCTCGATCCGAAAATGATGGGTTGGGTGTTCAGCGCCGGGATCATCGGGTTGTTGCCAGGTGCGTTCTTCGGTGGCTGGATCGCTGATCGCATCGGTCGCAAGAAAATCCTCGTTGCCGCGGTCTTGCTGTTCGGCGTGTTTTCCCTCAGCACCGCTTATGTCGAACACTTCTCAAGCCTGTTGCTGGTGCGCTTCATGACCGGCCTGGGCCTGGGCGCCGCCCTGCCCAACCTCATTGCCCTGTGCGCCGAAGCCGTGGGCGAGCAGCGCCGCGGCACGGCCATCAGCGTGATGTATGCGGGAGTGCCGTTGGGTGGTGCGTTGGCGGCAGTGGTCGCCATGTTGTTTGGCGAACACTGGCAGATGACGTTTTTCATCGGTGGGTTGGCGCCCTTGCTGGTGGTCCCGTTGATGCTCCTGTGGCTCCCCGAGTCCAGCGCCTTTCGCCAGGCGCGAGATGGCGACGGCTCATCGCGCGGCTCCACCGCCCAGGCGCTGTTCGGTGAAGGTCGCGGCCGTACCACCTTGGCGCTGTGGCTGAGTTATTTCTTCACCTTGACGGTGATGTACATGTTGCTCAACTGGCTGCCGTCGTTGCTGCTGGAGCAGGGTTTCAGCAAACCCCAGGCCGGCCTGGTGCAAATGCTGTTCAACATCGGCGGCGCCCTCGGTTCGTTGCTCGGAGGCCTGCTGCTGGACCGTTGCAACGGCATCAAGGTGGTGCTGTTCGTCTATGCCGGTCTGCTGAGCGCCCTGGCCGGGGTCGGGCTGTCCGTCGGTATCGTGCCGATGGCCATGGCCGGATTCGCCGCTGGGCTGTTTGTCATGGCTGCGCAATTGGTCCTCTATGCCTTGGCACCGCCCTCCTACCCTACGGCCGTACGTGCGACGGGTGTTGGTGCAGCGGTGGCCATCGGACGTTTGGGGTCAGTGGCCGGGCCTCTGGCCGCTGGACAGATCCTGGCGGCCGGGGGTGGGACCACTGCCGTATTGTTGGCGACTTCGCCTGGGTTGGTGGTTGCGACGCTGGCTATTCTCAGTGTGGTTCGTTATTCGGCCGGGCCGCGGTTGGGTGCTTCTGAGCCGGTCGCTGGGAACTCCTGA
- a CDS encoding OprD family porin, producing the protein MPNLARAALTVRPVLSLVHLLACLGLSLGSAALRAQGFIDDSHGTLTLRNYYIDRDYKDDGAKTAAREWAQGLIMNVESGFTPGMVGFGLDARGLVGIKLDSSPDRSGTELLPVSSSDKRAADEYSRLALTGKLRVGQTTVKTGDVSIFLPFAFASPSRLLPQTFRGTTLSSKDIDGLTLNTGYIDRINRRDSTDYQAMSIASPNRRFNGAATSSHMAYVGGDYQVNKDLSLRVYHAEVADLYQQDTLALLHNLPLGDGVLTTDLRSFFSDEDGAAKAGKVDNRNVSALVGYRLGGHRVSLGYMHASGDTATPYVSGTELMGLSEMTMSSDFLNAKERTWQVIHDYDFAAVGVPGLRSRLRYVRGDHIELAALNAEDRKEREFQMELGYVIQSGPLKNVGLLARKSIYRNDFPGTAAFRDENQTRFLVTYSVPIW; encoded by the coding sequence ATGCCAAACCTTGCCCGGGCCGCCCTGACGGTGCGCCCTGTTTTATCGCTCGTCCATCTACTGGCCTGCCTCGGGCTGAGCCTGGGATCTGCCGCCTTACGGGCGCAGGGTTTCATCGACGACAGCCACGGCACGCTGACCCTGCGCAATTACTACATCGATCGCGACTACAAGGACGACGGCGCCAAAACCGCAGCCAGGGAGTGGGCCCAAGGCCTGATCATGAACGTGGAGTCGGGGTTTACCCCCGGCATGGTTGGGTTCGGCCTGGACGCTCGGGGGTTGGTGGGGATCAAGCTCGATTCTTCGCCGGATCGCAGCGGCACGGAGTTGTTGCCAGTGTCCAGCAGCGACAAGCGCGCCGCGGACGAGTATTCACGCCTGGCACTGACTGGCAAACTGCGCGTGGGCCAGACCACGGTGAAGACCGGCGATGTGTCGATCTTCCTGCCCTTTGCCTTTGCCAGCCCGTCTCGGCTGCTGCCGCAGACCTTTCGTGGGACGACCCTCAGTTCCAAGGACATCGACGGGCTGACGTTGAACACAGGTTACATCGACCGCATCAACCGGCGTGACTCCACCGACTACCAGGCGATGAGCATCGCTTCGCCCAACCGTCGTTTCAACGGCGCGGCGACGTCTTCCCATATGGCGTATGTGGGCGGCGACTACCAGGTCAACAAAGACCTCAGCTTGCGGGTTTACCATGCCGAAGTGGCAGACTTGTACCAACAGGACACCCTGGCGCTGTTGCATAACCTGCCTTTGGGCGATGGCGTCCTGACCACCGACCTGCGCAGTTTTTTCAGCGACGAAGACGGCGCGGCCAAGGCCGGAAAGGTGGATAACCGCAATGTCTCGGCGCTGGTCGGCTATCGCCTGGGCGGACATCGCGTGAGCCTGGGCTACATGCACGCCAGTGGCGATACAGCCACGCCTTATGTGTCCGGCACCGAGCTGATGGGCTTGAGTGAAATGACCATGAGCTCGGACTTCCTCAATGCCAAGGAACGCACCTGGCAGGTGATCCATGACTATGATTTTGCCGCCGTGGGCGTGCCGGGCCTGCGGAGTCGGCTGCGGTATGTGCGTGGCGATCACATCGAACTGGCGGCCCTCAATGCCGAGGATCGCAAGGAGCGCGAGTTCCAGATGGAGCTGGGGTACGTGATCCAGAGTGGTCCGCTGAAGAACGTCGGGCTGCTGGCACGCAAATCGATCTATCGCAACGACTTCCCGGGCACGGCGGCGTTTCGCGACGAGAACCAGACCCGGTTCCTGGTAACGTACAGCGTGCCGATCTGGTGA
- a CDS encoding MarR family winged helix-turn-helix transcriptional regulator: MAKSSKLAEPAEPLAAGTDAQAPLDSALDDLIGYALRRAQLKLFQNLIGRLAVHDLRPAQFSALAIIDQNPGLMQADLAKALTIEPPQVVPLLNKLESRALAVRVRCKPDKRSYGIFLSKTGETLLKELKQIAAQSDLDSTATLSGAEREELLRLLKKVYL, encoded by the coding sequence ATGGCCAAGTCTTCCAAGCTTGCCGAACCCGCCGAGCCCCTGGCCGCCGGTACCGATGCGCAAGCGCCGCTGGACTCTGCACTGGACGACCTGATCGGTTACGCCCTGCGCCGCGCTCAGTTGAAACTGTTCCAGAACCTGATTGGCCGGCTCGCCGTCCACGATCTGCGCCCTGCCCAGTTCTCTGCCCTGGCGATCATCGACCAGAATCCCGGCCTGATGCAGGCTGACCTGGCCAAGGCCCTGACGATCGAACCGCCGCAAGTGGTGCCGCTGCTGAACAAGTTGGAAAGCCGGGCCCTGGCTGTGCGCGTGCGCTGCAAGCCGGACAAGCGCTCCTACGGGATTTTCCTGAGCAAGACCGGCGAAACCCTGCTCAAGGAACTCAAGCAGATCGCCGCCCAGAGCGACCTTGACTCCACGGCTACCCTCTCCGGGGCCGAGCGTGAGGAGTTGCTGCGGTTGTTGAAGAAGGTTTACCTGTAG
- a CDS encoding p-hydroxycinnamoyl CoA hydratase/lyase: protein MSNYEGRWKTVKVDIEEGIAWVTLNRPEKRNAMSPTLNREMIDVLETLEQDPAAGVLVLTGAGDAWTAGMDLKEYFREVDAGPEILQEKIRREASQWQWKLLRMYAKPTIAMVNGWCFGGGFSPLVACDLAICADEATFGLSEINWGIPPGNLVSKAMADTVGHRQSLYYIMTGKTFGGQKAAEMGLVNESVPLAQLREVTVELARNLLEKNPVVLRAAKHGFKRCRELTWEQNEDYLYAKLDQSRLLDTEGGREQGMKQFLDDKSIKPGLQTYKR from the coding sequence ATGAGCAATTACGAAGGTCGCTGGAAAACGGTCAAGGTTGATATCGAGGAGGGCATCGCCTGGGTCACCCTCAATCGCCCGGAAAAACGCAACGCCATGAGCCCGACCCTCAACCGCGAGATGATCGACGTGCTCGAGACGCTGGAGCAGGATCCGGCCGCTGGCGTATTGGTGCTGACCGGGGCCGGTGATGCCTGGACCGCCGGCATGGACCTCAAGGAGTATTTCCGCGAAGTGGATGCCGGGCCGGAAATCCTTCAGGAAAAAATCCGTCGCGAAGCGTCGCAATGGCAATGGAAGTTGCTGCGCATGTATGCCAAGCCAACCATCGCCATGGTCAACGGCTGGTGCTTTGGTGGCGGTTTCAGCCCGCTGGTGGCGTGCGACCTGGCGATCTGCGCCGACGAAGCAACCTTCGGGCTCTCGGAAATCAACTGGGGCATCCCACCGGGCAACCTCGTCAGCAAGGCCATGGCCGATACCGTGGGCCATCGCCAATCGTTGTACTACATCATGACCGGCAAGACGTTCGGCGGGCAGAAAGCCGCCGAAATGGGCCTGGTCAACGAAAGCGTGCCCCTGGCGCAGCTGCGTGAAGTCACGGTGGAGCTGGCGCGCAACCTGCTGGAGAAGAACCCGGTGGTGCTGCGGGCCGCCAAGCATGGTTTCAAACGCTGCCGTGAACTGACCTGGGAGCAGAACGAGGATTACCTGTACGCCAAGCTCGACCAGTCGCGTCTGCTCGACACCGAAGGTGGCCGCGAGCAGGGTATGAAGCAGTTCCTGGACGACAAGAGCATCAAGCCAGGCTTGCAAACCTATAAGCGCTGA
- a CDS encoding aldehyde dehydrogenase, with product MLDVPLLIGGQSCPARDGRTFERCNPVTGEVVSRVAAATLEDADAAVAAAQAAFPAWAALAPNERRTRLLRAAEQLQARSSEFVAAAGETGAMANWYGFNVHLAANMLREAASMTTQINGEIIPSDVPGSFAMALRQPCGVVLGIAPWNAPVILATRAIAMPLACGNTVVLKASEISPAVHRLIGQVLQDAGLGDGVVNVICNAPADAPAIVERLIANPAVRRVNFTGSTHVGRIVGELSARHLKPALLELGGKAPLLVLDDADLDAAVQAAAFGAYFNQGQICMSTERLIVDARVADEFIARLTAKIATLRAGDPAAADSVLGSLVDASAGQRIKGLIDDALAKGATLVTGGQLEGSILQPTLLDGVTAQMRLYREESFGPVAVLLRGDGDEELLRLANDSEFGLSAAIFSRDTSRALALAQRVESGICHINGPTVHDEAQMPFGGVKSSGYGSFGGKASIEHFTQLRWVTLQNGPRHYPI from the coding sequence ATGCTGGACGTGCCCCTGTTGATTGGCGGCCAGTCGTGCCCGGCCCGTGACGGCCGGACCTTCGAACGCTGCAACCCGGTGACGGGTGAGGTGGTGTCTCGCGTGGCCGCCGCCACCCTGGAAGATGCCGACGCCGCGGTGGCCGCAGCCCAAGCGGCGTTTCCCGCCTGGGCCGCGTTGGCGCCCAACGAACGCCGCACGCGGTTGTTGCGTGCGGCCGAGCAGTTGCAGGCCCGCAGCAGTGAATTCGTCGCTGCTGCCGGCGAGACCGGTGCCATGGCCAATTGGTACGGTTTCAACGTGCACCTGGCGGCGAACATGCTGCGCGAAGCCGCTTCCATGACGACCCAGATCAATGGCGAAATCATTCCTTCGGACGTGCCTGGCAGTTTCGCCATGGCCCTGCGTCAGCCTTGCGGCGTGGTGCTGGGCATCGCGCCCTGGAACGCCCCGGTGATTCTCGCCACCCGGGCCATCGCCATGCCGCTGGCCTGCGGTAACACCGTGGTGCTCAAGGCTTCTGAAATAAGCCCGGCGGTGCACCGGCTGATCGGCCAGGTGTTGCAGGACGCAGGGCTGGGTGACGGCGTGGTCAATGTGATCTGTAACGCACCCGCGGATGCGCCGGCCATTGTCGAGCGGTTGATCGCCAACCCGGCGGTGCGCCGGGTCAATTTCACCGGTTCGACCCACGTCGGGCGCATCGTCGGCGAACTGTCGGCGCGCCACCTCAAGCCGGCCTTGCTGGAACTGGGTGGCAAGGCGCCGCTGCTGGTGCTGGACGACGCCGACCTTGACGCCGCAGTGCAAGCGGCAGCCTTCGGCGCGTACTTCAACCAGGGCCAGATCTGCATGTCCACCGAGCGACTGATCGTTGATGCCCGCGTGGCGGATGAGTTCATTGCCCGGCTGACCGCCAAGATCGCCACCCTGCGCGCCGGCGATCCGGCGGCCGCTGATTCGGTGCTGGGCTCGTTGGTCGATGCCAGTGCCGGTCAACGGATCAAGGGGCTGATCGACGATGCCCTGGCCAAGGGCGCAACGCTGGTCACGGGTGGGCAGTTGGAAGGCAGCATCCTGCAGCCGACTTTGCTCGACGGCGTCACTGCGCAGATGCGCCTGTACCGCGAAGAGTCCTTCGGGCCGGTGGCGGTGCTGCTGCGCGGCGACGGCGATGAAGAACTGCTGCGCCTGGCCAACGATTCCGAGTTCGGCCTCTCGGCCGCCATTTTCAGCCGTGACACGAGCCGTGCTCTAGCCTTGGCCCAGCGGGTCGAGTCAGGCATTTGCCACATCAACGGGCCGACCGTGCACGACGAGGCACAGATGCCCTTCGGTGGGGTCAAGTCCAGCGGTTACGGCAGCTTTGGCGGCAAGGCGTCCATCGAGCATTTCACCCAGTTGCGCTGGGTGACCTTGCAGAACGGTCCCCGGCACTACCCGATCTGA